From the Caldalkalibacillus thermarum genome, the window TTACCAACGGTTTGTTAAACAGTTGGGAAGGGCGGGAGCAAGGTGAACGAAAAATTGATCCGGCTCATCAAAATCATCATGCTTGTTCAAGCGAGAGCAAGAATTTTGGCCCGGGAACTGGCCGAAGCATACGAGACGACCGAACGCACGATTTACCGCGATTCACAGACGTTGAGTGCGACAGGCCTCCCGATCATCAACGTCGGACATGGCAAAGGTTATGAAATCATCGATCGGTTCTCGATGTATCCATTGCATTGTACCGAGCAAGAAGCGATGGCCTTTTGATGTTGCCGAATATCCTCAAACAAACCAACATCTTGCTGCCGGAAGAGTTTGATTCCGTTTACGATAAAGTGCTCGCCACGTACCGCAAAGAAAAGAAAGAGCAGCAAAACTACCTCCAGGACTTGTTGCACGTGATCCAGATGGGCACACCGGCCTTTCATACACAAAAAACGAACTTTCTGTCCCCGGTGATCAAAGCGACATGGAGAAGAAAACACTGGATGTCGTTTATCATTCCCAAAGCCGTAACGTCACCACTCGCCGGCTGATCGATCCGTACTACTTGATTCCCCACCATCATCAGTTTTATGATCGCCTATGTACACGAAAAAGAAACTTGTCGAACGTTTCGAATGAGCTGTTTTCTGGAAGTTCACATCACGGACCGTACGTTTGAAAAAACAAACTGGATGTGCAAAGGTACACCCGTCCAAACAGCTTCCACCTGGTACGAGAGAAATGGATTCGATGAACAGCTCGGACGCACTTCTGATGAACATTTTTGTCACCCGAAAGTCGATGCTTGGATAAGCTTGAAAATGTTACTGAATATGGAATAGTTAACGGATATCGAATTCGGTTATCAACCCGGGGGCTTATAAGCGGACAGCCCGATCGCACCGAAATCGAGACTTAGCCGGCATTCCTCTTCATCCAGGAGCTGAAAAATACTATAAAGAAATAGGTGTGTTTAAATAAAAGGGATCTCTATGAGTTGGGCTCTTTAAGCTTTCAATTTTTTAATGTTTTTTTGCCTAGGCTTAAGCGTTGGCATGCCACAAGAGGCTTATCTATAATAAGCTTAAATTAATCTTATGAATTTAAACGACTAATATAAGACTAGTTTAAAAAATTTATAATGGAGGCAAAAAGGAAATGAACATTCTCATCACAGGATTTGAGCCTTTTGGCGGTATGCGCGTCAATCCAACCCAGCAATTAATTGAAGCGATTGAACATGAAGATTTGCCGCCTCACGTCCGTATCCATACGGCTTTGTTGCCGGTACACTATGATGAGTGTGTCCAACGGGTGATTGCACAGATAGAGCAGGTGGGTCCGGATGTGGTTATTTCTTGCGGACTTGCGGCAGGCAGAACAGCCATTACGCCTGAGCGGATCGGAATTAATATTAAGGATACTGCTCCTGGAGAGGCCATCCCCGACAACAGGGGAGTGAAACCGGTCGATGAACCGATTAACCCCGACGGTCCTGACGGGCTGTTTTCGACTTTGCCAAACCGCCGCATTGTCAATAAGTTGCGGGAACACGGGATACCTGCCTATATTTCCAACACTGCCGGCACCTATATTTGCAACAATACCTTGTACGGAACATTAGATTATATCCGGCGCAAACAGTTACCTATCAGAGCTGGATTTATCCATTTCCCAGCCTCCACAGAGATGAGTGTCGATAAGTCTTTAATGGCCAGTTTGCCCCTGGACACGATGCTAACAGCACTGCGCCTTATTGTTGAGACTGTGGCTGAAGATGTAAATGCCTAAGAGATTTCTTCCAATGGTCTAAATATAGCCTTTCTGCTGTTCATATTCAGTTATCGCTTCATCAAGCGCACGAAGGCCGGTGTCAATTACTTCTTTTGTCACTGTTAAAGGCGGAATCATACGGATGACTTCACTGTTGTTGCCGCAGAAATAGAAAAGGACCCCTTTTTGCAGAGCCAGATCGAGAATGGTAAACAAACCGTCGCTATCAGGATTTCCGGTATGGGGATGGATAATTTCTATACCAATCATCAGACCGACTGCACGCACATCCCCAATCACCGGATGTTTCTTCTGCAGTGCTTGTAATTGTTGGACGGCATAAGTACCCATTTGACGGGCATTTTCTAACAGGTTCTCCTCTTTGATGATCTCAATGACAGCCAGAGCTGCGGAACAGGCCAGTGGATTCCCGCCAAAGGTGGTTCCGTGGCTGCCAAGAGGCCATTGTTTCATCAATGCTTTGGAAGCGACCGTTGCGCTTAAAGGGAGGCCTGAAGCAATCCCTTTGGCTATGGCCATTATGTCCGGTGTGACTTCAAATGTATGGGCGGCGAACCAGTCACCGGTCCTTCCAAAGCCGGTTTGCACTTCGTCAAAGATAAGTAGTATATCGTGCCGGTGGCAGATCTCCCGCACCTTTTGTAACCAGGCCTTTGGAGGAACAACATAGCCGCCCTCACCCAGGACAGGCTCCACGATCACTGCGGCCACTTCTTCTGGCGTCACCTGGTGTTTAAACAATGTCTCAAAATCTTGTTCCAGTTTTTCTACACTGAAAGACACTGGGTCAACCCCTGCAGGGCAAGCCTTAGGATTGTAGTATGGAATTTGGTAAGTCAAGCCTGAAGGTTGTTGATACTTCCTGTACTTACTTTTGGAAGTGGAGACACTGAGCGACCCCATGGAACGGCCATGGAAACCCCCGATAAAGGATACGATGTACGGGCGTTGGGTGACATGTTTGGCCAGTTTAAGCGCCCCTTCAATGGCCTCTGTACCGCTGTTGGCAAAGAAGAAACAGTCCAGTTCACCAGGTAAAATGGCCGTCAGTTCATCGGCTAGCCGCAAAATTGATTCGTACATGATGACACCAGAAGGACCATGGAGCAGTTGATCTGCTCCTTTCTTAATGGCCTCCACCACTTTAGGATGCCGGTGCCCCACATTGGTTGTGGCAATACCGGATGTGAAATCCAGGTAGCGCTTGCCGTCCAGCCCGTAGTAGTAACAACCTTCCTCTTTAACAACAGGCAGATTGGGATGGTCTTTAGCCATGCTGGGGGCGAGACGGTCAGACATTTTGTCAACAAGATGTGACCAATCGTATGCCAAGATGATCAGCCTCCTTTAAAGCAACAAGTGGGCAACCAGTGCAATGATAGGCAGAGAAATGAGTGTCCGCTGGATAAAGATGATGACCAGATCCATAAAGTTGACTGGAATCTTAGATCTCAACAGCAGAATACCAATCTCAGACATATAGATCAATTGCGTTAAGGAGATACAAGCGATGACAAAACGTGTTAATTCACTTTCAATCCCACTGCCAATAACAGCAGGCAAGAACATATCGGCAAAGCCGACAATCATGGCTGGTGCAGCTGCCGTTGCTTCCGGGATTTGCAGCAGCGTCAACAGTGGGATAAATGGATACGACAGCCAGGTAAACATAGGTGTATACTCTGCGATCACAAGAGCAACCGTGCCCAAAGCCATCACCAAAGGAATCAGGCCAAACCAGATGTCTAGTACATTGAGGATGGACTTCTTAACCAAATCGCCCGTACTTTTTACATTTTTGGCTTTTTCAACAGCTTTTTCAAGCCCCCAGGACCAACTGGATTGTCCATGGGGCACTACCTCATCAATCTGTTTGCCGACAGGCCCGTAGTATACGTCCTTTTTCCGTGACAAGGGTGGAATGCGGGGGATAATCATCGCCGTAATAACCCCTGTTAAAATAACAGTAAGATAAAAAGGAACAAAGAGATGCCCCAAACCCATAAAATTAATAATCACAAAGCTAAAGGCAATGGAAGCGATAGAGAAATTGGTGGCAATGACAGCTGCTTCACGCTGGGTATAGTAACCCTGCTCATATTGTTTCATGGTGATTAGCACGCCAACGGTTCCGCTTCCCATCCAAGAAGCCAAGGCATCGATGGAGGAGCGGCCCGGCAGTCTAAACATAGGCTGCATGACTTTACGGACTAAAGTACCAATGAAATCCATCAAACCAAACTCCATTAAAAGAGGCATAAACAAAGCCGCCAGTAAAAACCAGACAGCTAACACGGGAATTAACTCATACAGAATGGTGCCTCCGGTATAATCGGAATGAATAAATTCAGGACCTAAGGAAAACAGAGTCAATACGCCAAAAACAGCACCGATGACCCGCAGGGAAACCCACAACCAACTGACATCAAATAATGCTTTAAACCAGCTCGTCCCTTCAGAAAAGTTCGGCCGAAGCAGTTTGCAAACAAGAGAAAACAACGCTGAGAGACACAGCACGCCCACCATAAACTGCGCAAGATACGCTCCGGCCACCCCTTTGATGGCGTCGGCCATAATACCAATGACGATTGTGGCTTTCCCATTATACGTGACTGGAATTAAAAAAAGAAGAACACCCAAAAGGGAAGGGATGGCGAATTTTAGTATTTCAGCAGTTGTTGGATTGTGTTGCAATGTAAGCTTGGTTTTAAGATTTCCAGCTGCATCGCTGTTTACTTTCATTGATGTCAATCCTTTCTAGCATTAGTGTGATTAAGCACAGTCTATGTTGATAGATTTAATTAGAGTGTATTTTTATACGATATTTAATTAAAAATATGCAAATTTTAGATTATAACTTGTATAAATATAAGGGTCAACAGCAAATTTATACATGGTGTTGGACAATCGGCGAACCGCCTAGTGCGGACCCGCATGCTGGGTGGGTGTGAGGGGACGGGGGTTAGCCGCTCCCTCCGTACTCGATTTTGTGTGTTTGGGGCCACGGACATGTAACGCAATTAACCATCAGTGCGACTGTATTATTGAAAACATTTAGTTAGGAGGTAAACGGGTTGAAACAAGGTATCTCGGTTGTGCTCGTTTTGATGTTAGGAACCCTCGCTATAGCGGGATGTGGCCAGGATGCTGTGGATCAGGCCGGCTCTTCTACAGCAGCAGCTTCCCCACCTTTTACCATTGAATTGCCTGAAGGCTGTGAACTGGTGCAGGAAAGTGAAACCAAATGGCTTATTATGCGCGGAGACACGGTTCAGGGCGGTATCGAAAAGGTGGAGCGTTCCCATTTGGCTCAGCTGCGGGGCGAGCTTGGACATGATGAAGCACAGACACCAGGCATTTATGAGAAAGAGACCTTTGAGGGTTTTCCAGTGACCACCCATTTTACCCGTGAACATGTCAAGCAAAACAACATCATTCAAACCCATCATTATCACTACGAAGTTGAAGGGGAGCCCGATGCCATGTTCTATTTCTACTGGCATAACAACGGACGACCCATTTCAGAGGAGACTGATCAAGAGATTCATGACATCGCTGCAACTTTTTCGTTTAGTGACTAAACGACGGTACCGCTTAGCAGAAAACTGAATCAAGGACATCTTGCCCGGCGGACATAACATAAGCCCTTGGAACGCCTTCATGGCATTTCCAAGGGTTATTTTTACCCCTATTCCACAACCAAGATTAAACAAATTTTTATATTTTTAAAAGGAAATTGCTTATTTACATAGAAGAGTTAATAACTAGGACTATTGTTGTGAAATGTATGGGCAGGTGAGGGGAATGAAGACAGACAGGCTGATCCGTTTAATACGTATTATTACTCTTGTACAATCCAAGCCGGGGATTATGGCTAAGGAATTAGCTGAACGCTGTGAAACCACGGAGCGGACCATTTACCGGGATATGGAGATTTTAAGCTTTGCTAACATCCCGATTATCAATCTGGGACATGGCAAAGGATATCAGTTTGTGGGGAATTTTGCTCTGTATCCCATGGACTTAACGGAAGAAGAGCTGATGGCCTTTGCTGTCCTGCCTTCCTTGCTGGAGCAGGTGGATCTGGTTCCGCCGGATTTGTATTCTGCCTATGAAAAGGTGATGGCCGCCGCCCGTAAAGAAAAACTGTTGCGCCAAGAGCTGCTCGACTCTGTGACTAATGTGATCCAAATGGGTACCCCAGCTTATAAGGATGTGAAGACCAACTTCCTGAGCACCATCATTCAAGCCATTCTTTCCCAACGGACCATTGAAGCCAGGTACCATACCCAGAGCCGCAATGTGACCACTGTAAGAGCCATCGATCCGTACTATTTAATTCCCCGAGAACATCGGTTTTACCTCATTGGTTATTGTCACCAAAAGAAAGCGATCCGTACTTTCCGCCTCAGCCGTTTCCTAGAGGTGAACATTTTGGACCAAACGTTTGAAAAAGATGATTTCAATCTGAAAGCTTATTTAAAGGATACGTGGTCCATAGAACGGGGAGAGAAGCGGATCGCATTTAAAGTCAAGTTTTCACCACGTGTGGCGCGCTATGTAAAGGAGGAGGAAATGTTTGTCAAACCGAAGCTGACCGATTTGGAAGACGGTTCCTTGTTATTTGAGGTGACGCTCAATCATGACCGGGAGTTTTTGCAGTGGTTGATGGGCTATGGCGCTGAGGCGGAAATCCTGGAACCCCAATCTTACCGGAGAAAAATGAAGGAGCTTTTGCAGCGGTGGTTGGGGGTGTATGACAGGGATAAAGTATAACGGGGGATGTGGAGGAAAGCTTGGTGTCCTAAGTGTCTCCAATATTAGTGTCTTTAAACCTCCAACCTGAACTGGCCAAAGCCACCGGGTGCCACCTGCTATAAAGGAAACGGCGCAAAGAGTTGAAGAAACATTGATCCGTGCCAAAGAAGAACCGGTTTAATGCTGTCAGATTTTGTTCTGTGCTATAATAAAACAAAAAACCCATACAGGTATCAGGAGATGGTCTGAGATGAAGTATACAGATGATATGAAAAACCGCCTGCGTCGCGTTGAAGGACAAGTGCGGGGCGTGTTAAAAATGATGGAAGAGGAAAAAGACTGTAAAGATGTGATCTACCAGTTATCAGCCATCCGGTCAGCAGTAGACAAAGCCACCGCTTATATCATCGGCAAAAACATGGAACAGTGCATGCTGGAACGGTTGAAAAAAGGAGAAAGCACGGAAGATTTGATCCAGGAAACGATCAATTTATTGGTTAAGAGCAGATGATGTGTAAATACATGTTTAGCTGTGATCATTTCCCATGTAAGCCTTCCATTTGAAGCCCCTCCCGGTGTACATTCATGATCAATTGGAGCGCCGAGACATCATGCCCTTGAGTCTTACCTTTGACCATCGTGTCTTGGGTGGCGCACCGGCGGCCAAGTTTCTGAGTGAGGTTAAATACAGGCTAGAACATCCGTATTCATTAGTGATTTAGTGCCCAGCCGGCTTAGCCTGTAAGGGGAATAATCTTGAGACTGAAGCTATGGTCAATCGGGGATGCATGCGTGACAAATAGTGCCCTGAGCTGGGAAAAAACAGTCATGATCATATGTATAACTAATATGGGGGAGCAAAAGGGCATCACGGACTTAATGTTCCCTGACCAAGCTCCTCCCTTTCTATGGAGTTATGTTCCGGTGCCATAACTGTTGGATATAATATCTTCCATTATTTCCACAGGAGGTTTTTTGGCACCCAAAAAAGGATCATCATATTTTTTGAAACCTCTCTCTTTGTAATCTATACTAGTATCATAAGGGTTAGTGTGACATGATCAATTAACAGGTGGATAGCGGAGTGATTTTAACTTTAAGGAGTGGCAACATGCGCCTCGAGGAACAGGAGATTGTCCGCAAAATGGAACAAGTACACGAGTGGAAGCGGGATGGTAAATGGATCGAGCGGAAATACCGTATGCCCAACATTCCAATCATCACCCTGGGGAGGGAAACGAATGAGTATCTATGATTATTCCGCGCGCTTGATAAACGGGACAAAGCAA encodes:
- a CDS encoding helix-turn-helix transcriptional regulator, translating into MNEKLIRLIKIIMLVQARARILARELAEAYETTERTIYRDSQTLSATGLPIINVGHGKGYEIIDRFSMYPLHCTEQEAMAF
- the pcp gene encoding pyroglutamyl-peptidase I — protein: MNILITGFEPFGGMRVNPTQQLIEAIEHEDLPPHVRIHTALLPVHYDECVQRVIAQIEQVGPDVVISCGLAAGRTAITPERIGINIKDTAPGEAIPDNRGVKPVDEPINPDGPDGLFSTLPNRRIVNKLREHGIPAYISNTAGTYICNNTLYGTLDYIRRKQLPIRAGFIHFPASTEMSVDKSLMASLPLDTMLTALRLIVETVAEDVNA
- a CDS encoding aspartate aminotransferase family protein; the protein is MAYDWSHLVDKMSDRLAPSMAKDHPNLPVVKEEGCYYYGLDGKRYLDFTSGIATTNVGHRHPKVVEAIKKGADQLLHGPSGVIMYESILRLADELTAILPGELDCFFFANSGTEAIEGALKLAKHVTQRPYIVSFIGGFHGRSMGSLSVSTSKSKYRKYQQPSGLTYQIPYYNPKACPAGVDPVSFSVEKLEQDFETLFKHQVTPEEVAAVIVEPVLGEGGYVVPPKAWLQKVREICHRHDILLIFDEVQTGFGRTGDWFAAHTFEVTPDIMAIAKGIASGLPLSATVASKALMKQWPLGSHGTTFGGNPLACSAALAVIEIIKEENLLENARQMGTYAVQQLQALQKKHPVIGDVRAVGLMIGIEIIHPHTGNPDSDGLFTILDLALQKGVLFYFCGNNSEVIRMIPPLTVTKEVIDTGLRALDEAITEYEQQKGYI
- a CDS encoding YjiH family protein; the encoded protein is MKVNSDAAGNLKTKLTLQHNPTTAEILKFAIPSLLGVLLFLIPVTYNGKATIVIGIMADAIKGVAGAYLAQFMVGVLCLSALFSLVCKLLRPNFSEGTSWFKALFDVSWLWVSLRVIGAVFGVLTLFSLGPEFIHSDYTGGTILYELIPVLAVWFLLAALFMPLLMEFGLMDFIGTLVRKVMQPMFRLPGRSSIDALASWMGSGTVGVLITMKQYEQGYYTQREAAVIATNFSIASIAFSFVIINFMGLGHLFVPFYLTVILTGVITAMIIPRIPPLSRKKDVYYGPVGKQIDEVVPHGQSSWSWGLEKAVEKAKNVKSTGDLVKKSILNVLDIWFGLIPLVMALGTVALVIAEYTPMFTWLSYPFIPLLTLLQIPEATAAAPAMIVGFADMFLPAVIGSGIESELTRFVIACISLTQLIYMSEIGILLLRSKIPVNFMDLVIIFIQRTLISLPIIALVAHLLL
- a CDS encoding helix-turn-helix transcriptional regulator, with the protein product MKTDRLIRLIRIITLVQSKPGIMAKELAERCETTERTIYRDMEILSFANIPIINLGHGKGYQFVGNFALYPMDLTEEELMAFAVLPSLLEQVDLVPPDLYSAYEKVMAAARKEKLLRQELLDSVTNVIQMGTPAYKDVKTNFLSTIIQAILSQRTIEARYHTQSRNVTTVRAIDPYYLIPREHRFYLIGYCHQKKAIRTFRLSRFLEVNILDQTFEKDDFNLKAYLKDTWSIERGEKRIAFKVKFSPRVARYVKEEEMFVKPKLTDLEDGSLLFEVTLNHDREFLQWLMGYGAEAEILEPQSYRRKMKELLQRWLGVYDRDKV
- a CDS encoding metal-sensitive transcriptional regulator — translated: MKYTDDMKNRLRRVEGQVRGVLKMMEEEKDCKDVIYQLSAIRSAVDKATAYIIGKNMEQCMLERLKKGESTEDLIQETINLLVKSR
- a CDS encoding 2-oxo acid dehydrogenase subunit E2, translating into MYIHDQLERRDIMPLSLTFDHRVLGGAPAAKFLSEVKYRLEHPYSLVI